The window GACAAATTGCCACTGTCACCGGTGAGATAAGATCGTACATCCCTATCTACTTGCCATAAGTGGAGAAAGATGGATATCTAGGAAATCACATCATATCCCCTTAACCCCGGTCGTATCCAACAATTCTTCACTTGCTGCCATCGGAAAAAGAATCCCGAGAATTCGACGTATAAGTGGCCattgattgtttcttgattcGCACAGGCTTGAAGAGTATCCGAGAGTACcacaaaatcaatcaaataagAGAATCGAACCATTAACAATCTCCATTGTGAATCAATCTATCCTAATCTgatccaaaacaaaaccacatATCTGTCCCAAACCATATTTCCACTATCCTCGGCAATAAACGATTGTATATCCCTATCAAAGttcaaaaagagagagatctgaGATATCACAATCGCCAATCCCATTGATTCCGATCGTATCTCGCATTTCAGGAACCATTTATCACGAAGACCCCAAAGTACCAAATCTAAACCATATCTCCAAATGGAGACAAAGACGGCCTTGCAAAGATCATCTGGTTCATTTCGATCCTTCCAAATGGAACAGGAAGCCAGAGAGAGACCATAGGACCAGGACATCGCAGAAACCAGAGAGCAACCCGACGATAAACCACTACCACCCATTCAAAAACCTAGATCCGCCGTCGCCCTTGCCATTGCTgtttgagagagttttttttttttcgcttttTTGACTAGAATATATCActtgaataatatataaatgattctctattttcgtttttgactaaaacattttttttttttaactttttttcttaatttttaaggTCAATCTTTTCTAATTTCTTATTTATGTATTTCACTAagcattgtttattttttcttataaactaCAAGTATGGTTGTTTAATTACATTTATCACATTCATTTGGTTGTCAACTGCTTTAATTCGATTACTTAGTTAAACTGTTTAATTATacgaaatataaaaaatattaaacctttaaaattttaaatattattatatattgatataaacttaataaaaactttttaaaaatatgaatatgtaaagttgtaaacttataaaaagattaaaatattatagaatgTGGTGATATGGTGGAACGAGTTTGAAATGACATTagtaaaaatttaaagtattattaatttgatcataaatacgggttaatttctcattttattatttggttaacACTACGAATATTTGACATCAAATCAAGTttatttaactaagattgtgaaaaataattaaatcattagcaAAATTGTGACTTACTTAGATAAtagcttcttttgttttatgCAAACATATAATAGCTTATATGCATTTAAAttccttattatttttttaaaaataaacaatccaaatataatctcaaacactaaataaaacaaataaatataacaaacaaatagaaactaaaaatttttgtcaaaaaaataagaaattaaaaatttattcttagttacaaaaaaattgtccTGCGGTGTAcagcgggttaaaatctagtataataCAAATTTTGACACCAAAATGATATGTTactcaaaatgtgtaaaagaattaattaagttttattactttgatattttattttcttgtggaAAGAAATAAGGTAAATTTGCATTGACGGAAATGAGATTCATTAGCATTTTATAGAAGACAAAAAGAATCCAATCTAACAGATAAATTTAGTTCTCTTAATCCAAAGTTAATTTCTTCTTTAACTTGGATgtattaactaaatattttgagtCATATTATTCTTAAACGATTTTAAATCAGTGGCAGATCCAAAAGTTATTTTCTATGGGGCACATATGAGatctaattaataatattaaatttacattataaaagttattaaataaatatatttttaataactgtatatatatttttaataatgttaaaatatatcttgcatttttaaaatattttaagatttgaCTAATTCTATTTGTACACAAAAACGGTTTGCATTGGTCCGCGGCggttgttttctattttctttaaacTGCACAACTAtcaaatatatttgataaatgataaataaaaaacggttTAATCCGTTTATAGATTTGTCCGCCCTAACGGCTATCAGTCTGTCACCATTTAAACCcaaaattatctaaaaaatatataaaattgagCAAAAGAACATGGAACCGAACCAAGACCTCGTGATGTAACTAGGGGTGATAAGTTACCAACTGAGCAAAGGAATTTGATTTAATATATCTACTCCTTTGCTGTGAATCCGCcctttttattgattttagagaagtttgaCAAGATTTGTTGTTAAGATTCTCTGCATCAATCAATAAAAAAGATGTCATcaaataacaccaaaatttGAGAACGAAATTTAAGATTCACCATCGAATAACATAAGATTGTCATTTTTGGTATGAGTATCTCGGAATTGAGCCAAGTATTTTAACACATTCTAACAACTTTAAAAGCAACAAAGGCACACTTGCCTTGTACAAGTGGGTTATGCTTTTAGTACTATATCTCAAATTGAGATTgacacaaacaaataattttatggCGGGGACACATGGTCTGGTTAGTATCAAGGCGGGGCAATACGCTTGCCGGAGCTGGGGAATTAGTAAgtcagctgcggacagctaagATAAAAACAGAGTACTCAACGAAGGTGTTGTTAATTCCTTTGAAGAAGATAGTTAAAGGCCAGTAGAGAGGAATATACATCAAGCCGTAAAGTTAATGTATTCACAattcttttttggttcttgttatTACTATTGGCGGTGTATTACATAgcataaatttgaatacaaaGTATATCTTGTTAACTATGTATAAGTTTTCTGTGTCGCAGCAATACTTCTTCGACGAGGCTGGTTTCTTCTTTCCCTCCGTCTTCTGTccattacttcttcttctttttcttcaactaCTTCGATCACTGAGGTTTCGCTCTCCTCGATGGTTCTTGAGGCAGTGTAAGGGAACAAAACTGGTCTAAAACACCATAGAAACGCGGTTAAAATAGCGAGGTAAAGATACATTGAAGTCCATACGCAAAGAGTCCATTTCCAGTTATAAGCCATTCGTTTGATCCATGGCGGTTTCGAGTTTATAAAGATCTCAGCTTCGTATAGCTGAGGCAATGTCCGGGTTTGTGCACGTGGAATCAGAGTGGCTCTCACGGCTTTTGTTCGGGGCCATTTCTCTTGGTGTTTTAACGCATCGATTCTCATTGTTTGTGCTTCGTTCGCTATTCCAGCTACAAGTGGAACACCCATAACAAATGTACGTGCAAGTCTTATAGGTTTGCTTCTGAACCGTAACATACAAGGTTGGCTCGATCTCGCTATTGCCTCGCCTTTCAATGATAAAAGCTCTACCTTCAACTGTACACAAGACAATGGATCAAATTAACTGAAAAATAGTGTCAAAATATGATTGTTTCAGtagaatcaagaaacagaacaactCTTTTGGTTATTAGCCAGTTATTAAacctgatttttttatttatttttatttttggaaaaatattaaaCCCGATTTAGTtcttaataaatcaaaatttttgtttgatttaacaTGATcattttgattggtaaaaaGACAATCCACCGATCAAACTTAATTAATCGTGGAAGTGGAACAATTATACTATTTTAAGGAAATTTACCTGAAATACCCCAATTCTTCGATTAATTTCGGATTCAGGCATCCAAAGCACTAAAGAGACATGAACATTATGACCAACAGGAACACTAAacgatctcttcttcttatcgAAACAAAAAACCGCACTTGGGTTTTCTTCAGTGTAATCAAAGAACAACCTGTCTCTCACAACCACAGGCTTTTTTACATACAAACTCACAATCCCAACACCGNNNNNNNNNNNNNNNNNNNNNNNNNNNNNNNNNNNNNNNNNNNNNNNNNNNNNNNNNNNNNNNNNNNNNNNNNNNNNNNNNNNNNNNNNNNNNNNNNNNNNNNNNNNNNNNNNNNNNNNNNNNNNNNNNNNNNNNNNNNNNNNNNNNNNNNNNNNNNNNNNNNNNNNNNNNNNNNNNNNNNNNNNNNNNNNNNNNNNNNNNNNNNNNNNNNNNNNNNNNNNNNNNNNNNNNNNNNNNNNNNNNNNNNNNNNNNNNNNNNNNNNNNNNNNNNNNNNNNNNNNNNNNNNNNNNNNNNNNNNNNNNNNNNNNNNNNNNNNNNNNNNNNNNNNNNNNNNNNNNNNNNNNNNNNNNNNNNNNNNNNNNNNNNNNNNNNNNNNNNNNNNNNNNNNNNNNNNNNNNNNNNNNNNNNNNNNNNNNNNNNNNNNNNNNNNNNNNNNNNNNNNNNNNNNNNNNNNNNNNNNNNNNNNNNNNNNNNNNNNNNNNNNNNNNNNNNNNNNNNNNNNNNNNNNNNNNNNNNNNNNNNNNNNNNNNNNNNNNNNNNNNNNNNNNNNNNNNNNNNNNNNNNNNNNNNNNNNNNNNNNNNNNNNNNNNNNNNNNNNNNNNNNNNNNNNNNNNNNNNNNNNNNNNNNNNNNNNNNNNNNNNNNNNNNNNNNNNNNNNNNNNNNNNNNNNNNNNNNNNNNNNNNNNNNNNNNNNNNNNNNNNNNNNNNNNNNNNNNNNNNNNNNNNNNNNNNNNNNNNNNNNNNNNNNNNNNNNNNNNNNNNNNNNNNNNNNNNNNNNNNNNNNNNNNNNNNNNNNNNNNNNNNNNNNNNNNNNNNNNNNNNNNNNNNNNNNNNNNNNNNNNNNNNNNNNNNNNNNNNNNNNNNNNNNNNNNNNNNNNNNNNNNNNNNNNNNNNNNNNNNNNNNNNNNNNNNNNNNNNNNNNNNNNNNNNNNNNNNNNNNNNNNNNNNNNNNNNNNNNNNNNNNNNNNNNNNNNNNNNNNNNNNNNNNNNNNNNNNNNNNNNNNNNNNTATTTTTGTTTAGGAGGATTCTCCTCATACGGtccctttttcttttatgacaTGCTGAAATAGATAAAAGTCGCTGTCATAGTgtcttataaaatatttattcatCTGCATGAGAAAATTGAAACGTGTTGGTTCGTGTTCTTGACTAGTGCCACGTTGCGTCAATGAGATCATACTGAATGTACCAGAATGATTTCAAAtgagaaaagaggaaaaaaaaattatgagtacATTAGCTTATCTGGAAGTGTTGGATATGGATTCTAGTTCGGGTTTTCATCAGCACTTTTTATC is drawn from Camelina sativa cultivar DH55 chromosome 8, Cs, whole genome shotgun sequence and contains these coding sequences:
- the LOC104709165 gene encoding seipin-1-like, with the translated sequence MPESEINRRIGVFQLKVELLSLKGEAIARSSQPCMLRFRSKPIRLARTFVMGVPLVAGIANEAQTMRIDALKHQEKWPRTKAVRATLIPRAQTRTLPQLYEAEIFINSKPPWIKRMAYNWKWTLCVWTSMYLYLAILTAFLWCFRPVLFPYTASRTIEESETSVIEVVEEKEEEVMDRRRRERRNQPRRRSIAATQKTYT